A region from the uncultured Draconibacterium sp. genome encodes:
- a CDS encoding M81 family metallopeptidase — protein MKRILFGLLTATLIFTLGCKTKKENKLPRVAICGLAIESSTFSPAQSGIEAFQARRGDEIFTYYPFMDDTAATRARAQWFPALRGHALPGGIVTRDAYETLVGETLNRLKENLPYDGLFFDIHGAMSVVGLDDPEGDLIQRVREVIGNDVLISTSMDLHGNVSERLAHYSDMITCYRMAPHEDAVESKKRALTNLLDRLETGKGKPKFKAWVPVPILLPGEKTSTRIEPGKSLYAKVAPAAEREGVIDAAIWVGYAWADEPRNHAVTMAYGDDKEAVAQAAEELAECFWNVRNEFEFVAPVATLDECLDKAIAFNDKPFIISDMGDNPTAGGAGDVSWTLNEILKREAFKKENGPSVIYASIPGPDLVAKAIEAGIGAKVSGMVGAMVDNRYAPPIKLSGKVEAIKHGDRHAETEVVIRTGSIDVIVTKKRKPYHHETDFTDLGLYPRETDIVVVKIGYLVPELYNMRADWLMALTPGGVDQNLERLGYKRIKRPMFPLDKNMAAPDLSARFIPLANE, from the coding sequence ATGAAACGAATACTTTTCGGCCTGCTAACAGCAACTTTAATCTTCACCTTAGGTTGCAAAACAAAAAAAGAAAACAAACTTCCGCGTGTGGCCATTTGTGGTTTGGCCATTGAGTCGAGTACTTTTTCGCCTGCACAGTCGGGTATTGAAGCGTTTCAGGCGCGTCGCGGAGACGAGATTTTTACCTATTACCCGTTTATGGACGATACGGCAGCTACACGTGCTCGTGCCCAGTGGTTTCCGGCTTTACGTGGACATGCATTGCCCGGAGGAATTGTTACCCGCGATGCTTACGAAACACTGGTTGGTGAAACGTTGAACCGGTTAAAGGAAAATTTGCCTTACGACGGATTGTTTTTTGATATTCACGGCGCAATGAGTGTGGTAGGACTCGACGACCCGGAGGGAGATCTGATTCAAAGAGTCAGGGAAGTAATTGGAAACGATGTACTTATTTCAACATCAATGGATTTACATGGCAATGTAAGCGAGCGGCTGGCACATTACAGCGATATGATTACCTGTTACCGAATGGCACCGCACGAAGATGCTGTTGAATCGAAAAAACGTGCCTTAACAAATTTGCTCGATCGTTTGGAGACCGGTAAAGGCAAACCAAAATTTAAAGCCTGGGTTCCGGTTCCGATATTGCTGCCCGGTGAAAAAACAAGCACTCGCATAGAGCCCGGGAAAAGCCTTTACGCCAAGGTTGCACCTGCAGCTGAACGCGAAGGCGTAATTGATGCAGCCATTTGGGTGGGCTACGCATGGGCCGACGAGCCACGAAACCATGCTGTAACAATGGCCTATGGCGACGATAAAGAAGCCGTAGCGCAGGCAGCAGAAGAACTGGCAGAGTGTTTCTGGAATGTGCGAAACGAATTCGAATTTGTAGCTCCGGTGGCCACGCTTGACGAATGTTTGGATAAAGCCATTGCATTTAACGACAAACCATTTATAATTAGCGACATGGGCGACAACCCAACAGCAGGTGGCGCCGGCGATGTAAGCTGGACATTAAACGAAATTTTGAAACGGGAAGCATTTAAAAAGGAGAATGGTCCTTCAGTAATTTATGCTTCAATACCCGGCCCCGACCTGGTAGCCAAAGCAATTGAAGCCGGCATTGGTGCAAAGGTAAGCGGAATGGTGGGAGCAATGGTGGATAACAGGTATGCACCCCCCATAAAGCTTAGCGGAAAGGTAGAGGCTATCAAACATGGCGACAGGCATGCCGAAACAGAAGTTGTGATTCGTACCGGTAGTATTGATGTTATTGTTACCAAAAAACGTAAACCGTATCATCATGAAACAGATTTTACCGATTTAGGTTTATACCCGCGCGAAACAGACATTGTGGTGGTTAAAATTGGCTACCTGGTACCCGAGTTATATAACATGCGTGCCGATTGGCTAATGGCCTTAACCCCTGGTGGGGTTGACCAGAACCTGGAACGTTTGGGGTACAAACGAATTAAACGCCCAATGTTTCCGCTGGATAAGAATATGGCGGCCCCCGATTTATCAGCACGTTTTATTCCTCTGGCAAATGAGTAA
- a CDS encoding Zn-dependent hydrolase, translating into MKKALLFLVAAAFAFGCSTNTKNKTQEQQMNVNTEIKQKADEFATFRLTTDLSVLSENEKQMLPLLFEAAQLMEAIYWQQAFGNKEELCNKNWDEATRKFIQINYGPWERLNDNKSFLADYRDKPAGANFYPADMTKEEFEAWDNSSKTSLYTLIRRGEDGSLQSIPYHIAFEKEINKAAELLMQAAELAEEPGLKKYLEERAKALLTDEYFNSDVAWMEMKNNTIEFIVGPIENYEDQLYGYKAAHESFILIKDKAWSKKLEKYASLLPGLQKALPCEQAYKNETPGMDSDMNVYDAIYYAGDCNAGSKTIAINLPNDEVVRETKGSRKLQLKNSMQAKFDKILVPIADVLIAEDQRQHVKFDAFFENTMFHEVAHGLGLGNTVDQSTTVRESLKDAYTSIEESKADILGLWCVYQLNEMGELGEKDMMDNFVTFMAGIFRSVRFGAASAHGKANMMRFYYFQETGAFTRDETNGTYRVDYDKMKAAMLNLSEMILKIQGDGDYETAKKMLEEKGFIREALQKDLDRIGEAGIPRDIVFEQGAEVLGL; encoded by the coding sequence ATGAAAAAAGCACTTCTTTTTCTGGTGGCAGCAGCCTTTGCTTTTGGCTGTTCAACCAATACAAAAAACAAAACACAGGAACAACAAATGAATGTAAACACTGAAATAAAACAAAAGGCCGATGAGTTTGCGACATTTAGATTAACCACTGATTTAAGTGTTTTAAGCGAAAACGAAAAACAAATGTTGCCCTTGCTTTTTGAAGCCGCACAGTTAATGGAAGCAATTTACTGGCAGCAGGCGTTTGGCAACAAGGAGGAACTTTGTAATAAAAACTGGGATGAAGCTACCCGAAAGTTTATACAAATAAACTACGGCCCATGGGAACGCTTAAATGACAATAAATCATTTCTAGCCGACTATAGAGACAAACCTGCTGGTGCAAATTTTTATCCGGCTGATATGACCAAAGAAGAATTTGAAGCATGGGACAATTCAAGCAAAACAAGCTTGTATACTTTAATCCGCAGGGGCGAAGATGGCAGTCTTCAATCCATTCCCTACCACATCGCATTTGAAAAAGAAATAAACAAAGCTGCAGAATTATTAATGCAGGCCGCAGAATTGGCAGAAGAACCCGGATTAAAAAAATACCTTGAAGAACGGGCTAAAGCATTACTTACCGATGAGTATTTCAATAGCGATGTGGCCTGGATGGAAATGAAAAACAATACCATTGAATTTATTGTTGGGCCCATTGAAAATTACGAAGACCAACTATACGGCTATAAAGCAGCGCACGAATCGTTTATTTTAATTAAAGACAAAGCATGGAGTAAGAAGCTGGAAAAATATGCATCGCTGCTGCCTGGCCTTCAAAAAGCATTGCCTTGCGAACAAGCCTACAAAAACGAAACACCGGGTATGGATTCAGACATGAATGTTTATGACGCTATTTATTATGCCGGAGATTGCAATGCCGGTAGTAAAACCATTGCCATAAATTTACCCAACGACGAAGTGGTTCGCGAAACAAAAGGAAGCCGAAAGCTGCAACTGAAAAACTCGATGCAGGCAAAATTTGATAAAATACTGGTTCCGATTGCCGACGTACTTATTGCCGAAGACCAACGTCAGCATGTAAAATTCGATGCATTTTTTGAAAATACCATGTTTCATGAAGTGGCACATGGCCTGGGACTCGGAAATACAGTTGACCAAAGCACAACCGTTCGCGAATCCCTTAAAGATGCTTACACATCTATTGAGGAAAGTAAAGCAGACATATTAGGATTATGGTGTGTGTACCAGCTGAACGAAATGGGCGAACTCGGAGAAAAAGACATGATGGATAACTTTGTTACTTTTATGGCTGGCATCTTCCGCTCCGTACGTTTTGGTGCCGCCAGTGCTCATGGAAAAGCCAATATGATGCGTTTCTATTACTTCCAGGAAACAGGTGCTTTTACCCGCGACGAAACCAATGGAACCTACCGTGTTGATTACGATAAAATGAAAGCAGCCATGTTAAATCTTTCTGAAATGATTCTGAAAATTCAGGGCGATGGCGATTATGAAACAGCCAAAAAAATGCTGGAAGAAAAAGGCTTTATCCGGGAAGCATTGCAGAAAGACCTGGATAGGATAGGAGAGGCTGGAATTCCGCGCGACATAGTTTTTGAGCAAGGAGCAGAGGTATTAGGATTGTAG
- a CDS encoding VOC family protein, with amino-acid sequence MQPVIDHIEITVKDLNEAIKFYDFFLPLVGFNLKNKTQALIASHDKHVVEYTHPLLAMALTSPRESLRNEQVHRRRPGALHHLAFKAETRSDVDFIYHQLLAFNANIVAPPQLYPEYHQNYYAVFFKDPDGIKLEVVCQKGV; translated from the coding sequence ATGCAGCCTGTAATCGACCACATTGAAATTACCGTAAAAGACCTGAATGAAGCCATAAAATTCTACGACTTTTTTTTACCCCTGGTAGGTTTTAATTTGAAAAACAAAACACAAGCCCTAATTGCCAGCCACGATAAACACGTGGTAGAATATACACATCCGCTACTGGCTATGGCCCTTACTTCTCCACGCGAATCGCTAAGAAACGAACAAGTACACCGGCGCCGGCCCGGAGCATTACACCACCTGGCATTTAAAGCCGAAACACGCTCAGATGTCGATTTTATATACCACCAACTTCTCGCTTTCAATGCAAATATTGTTGCGCCTCCACAATTATACCCTGAATATCATCAAAATTATTATGCCGTATTCTTTAAAGATCCGGACGGGATTAAGCTTGAGGTGGTTTGCCAGAAAGGAGTTTGA
- a CDS encoding family 16 glycoside hydrolase, with product MRKLIFPLMLFATVLINSCKNDLPVGEWHSMFNGQTLEGWKAAEENSESFSVEDGVIKCAGERSHLYYLHHFKNFEFEAEVKTLPQANSGIYIHTAYTAKGYPTKGYEIQINNSHRGPSTKHPERRMTGSIASVRNIYYPFVSDNEWFNIRISVVENFVQVFINDVKVNEYAEPDKAWRWEGAEEMVLGSGTIALQSHDAGSTTYYKNLKIKPLADDKRVEVEDKRWDTIVTKLMRAGFPLVDYHVHLKGGLTIDEVVANSQRLGINYGVAPNCGLHFPVTNDESLYAYMDEVKGSPTYKGMQAEGREWITLFSPEAIAKFDYVFTDAMTFTDRKGRRNRIWIPEEVWVDNKQQFMDDLVEKIEAIFSQEPVDIYVNPTVLPAELMPEYADLWTKERMQRVVKVLADNNVALEINARYKTPGAEMIKMAKAAGIKFAFGTNNVTKNLGQLEYCLEMIQECGLQPNDMFEPKTNDKKPVNVKGLPDKITG from the coding sequence ATGAGAAAATTAATTTTTCCCTTAATGCTTTTTGCTACTGTATTAATTAACAGCTGTAAAAACGATTTGCCGGTGGGAGAGTGGCACAGTATGTTTAACGGCCAAACACTTGAAGGTTGGAAAGCAGCTGAAGAGAATTCTGAAAGTTTTTCGGTTGAAGATGGTGTTATAAAATGCGCCGGAGAGCGATCTCACTTGTATTATTTACACCATTTCAAAAATTTCGAATTTGAAGCCGAGGTTAAAACTTTACCGCAAGCTAACTCGGGCATTTACATCCATACGGCCTACACGGCTAAAGGATATCCCACAAAAGGCTATGAAATACAAATAAATAATTCGCATAGAGGCCCTTCAACCAAGCATCCCGAACGCAGAATGACAGGCAGCATAGCGAGCGTTCGAAACATTTATTATCCTTTTGTAAGCGACAACGAGTGGTTTAACATTCGAATTAGCGTTGTTGAGAATTTCGTGCAGGTTTTTATAAACGATGTAAAAGTAAATGAATATGCCGAGCCTGATAAAGCGTGGCGATGGGAGGGGGCAGAAGAGATGGTGCTTGGAAGTGGCACTATTGCCTTGCAATCGCACGATGCAGGAAGTACAACCTATTATAAAAACTTAAAAATTAAGCCGCTTGCCGATGATAAAAGAGTGGAAGTAGAAGATAAACGTTGGGATACCATTGTAACCAAACTCATGCGTGCTGGTTTTCCGCTGGTTGATTATCATGTGCATTTAAAAGGAGGATTAACCATTGATGAAGTGGTAGCTAATTCGCAACGCCTGGGGATAAATTATGGCGTAGCCCCCAACTGTGGACTCCATTTCCCTGTAACCAATGATGAATCGCTGTATGCCTATATGGATGAAGTAAAAGGGAGCCCCACCTATAAAGGAATGCAGGCAGAAGGCCGGGAATGGATTACTTTGTTTTCGCCGGAAGCAATTGCAAAATTCGATTATGTATTTACCGACGCCATGACATTTACCGACCGAAAAGGAAGGAGAAACCGAATTTGGATACCCGAAGAAGTGTGGGTAGACAATAAACAACAGTTTATGGATGACCTGGTGGAAAAGATAGAAGCTATATTTTCGCAGGAACCAGTTGATATCTATGTAAACCCAACGGTTTTACCTGCTGAGTTAATGCCGGAATATGCCGATTTATGGACCAAAGAACGAATGCAGCGCGTTGTAAAAGTGCTTGCGGATAATAATGTAGCCCTTGAAATTAATGCCCGTTACAAAACCCCGGGTGCTGAAATGATTAAAATGGCCAAAGCAGCGGGAATAAAGTTTGCCTTTGGCACCAATAATGTAACTAAAAATCTGGGGCAATTGGAATATTGTCTCGAAATGATTCAGGAATGCGGATTGCAACCAAATGATATGTTTGAACCGAAAACCAATGACAAAAAGCCGGTAAATGTAAAAGGACTACCTGATAAAATTACAGGGTAA
- a CDS encoding TonB-dependent receptor: protein MKKYILLLFFILPAFTNAQTVSGTVFSNEENGQEPLPGVNIVWEGSSEGTASKADGSFKLNRKNGQHILVFSFVGYKPQTVHVHGEEPIAVVLQPNLEIEEVTVIKKNRGTYLSVINPIQTENISNAELHKAACCNLAESFETNPSVDVSYSDAITGAKQIKLLGLDGTYSQLQVENMPNLRGLATTFGLTYIPGPWLESIQVSKGAASVLNGYESIAGQINAELKKPDSEEKLFLNVFRNYEGRSEFNGNTNIKVKGDTVTTGILVHASNLSKENDHNHDGFLDSPLSRTFELANRWKYNNHNGAMAQAGITVLSEDRLGGQVGADRDMTPSVDKPYGVNIKNNRFDAFFKSGIVSKDTHSALAILSNFALHETESYYGLTTYNANETRFYGNLVYTRDLDKNAFHVLNSGVSFIYDDFSEKLYNRQIERTEKVPGLFTEYTFKPNKNLTLMAGIRADWHNIFGSFVTPRMHFRYRFAEHFTIRTSAGKGYRTANVLSENIYMLANSRPITWTADAMQEEAWNYGFAFIQNYKLLGRDLSINAEFFRTDFQSKLVLDRESSSEYILLLPSTEKAYANSLQLDVRWQPIERLDLLLAYRVNEIKETIGGQLKKAPLSSDYKGLINLNYTTNLKKWMFDYTIQFNGGGRIPYVHEEWMNRVDMATNYAEFSPYTIMNAQVTKYFRYWNIYLGVENLTDFTQDNPINGADDPYGSEFSATNIWGPTMGRKIYLGLRFKLNYE from the coding sequence ATGAAGAAATATATTTTACTATTATTTTTTATACTTCCCGCGTTTACTAATGCACAAACAGTAAGTGGCACTGTATTTAGTAACGAAGAGAACGGGCAAGAGCCTTTGCCCGGTGTTAATATTGTTTGGGAGGGAAGCAGTGAAGGTACTGCCTCAAAAGCTGACGGGAGCTTTAAATTGAATCGGAAAAACGGACAACATATACTGGTGTTTAGTTTTGTGGGGTACAAGCCACAAACAGTTCACGTGCATGGCGAAGAACCGATTGCGGTGGTACTTCAGCCCAATCTGGAGATTGAAGAAGTTACAGTAATCAAAAAAAACAGAGGTACTTATTTGTCCGTGATTAATCCGATACAAACAGAAAACATTAGCAATGCCGAACTTCACAAAGCAGCTTGCTGTAACCTGGCCGAAAGTTTTGAAACAAACCCATCGGTTGATGTAAGCTACAGCGATGCCATAACAGGGGCTAAACAAATTAAGTTGTTGGGTTTAGATGGCACCTACTCGCAGCTACAGGTTGAAAATATGCCCAACCTTCGCGGACTGGCTACTACTTTCGGATTAACTTATATTCCCGGCCCATGGCTCGAGTCTATCCAGGTTTCAAAAGGGGCAGCCTCGGTTTTAAATGGTTACGAATCAATTGCCGGACAGATTAATGCTGAACTGAAAAAACCGGATAGCGAAGAAAAACTGTTTCTAAATGTGTTTAGAAATTACGAAGGCCGTTCAGAGTTTAACGGCAACACTAACATTAAAGTTAAAGGCGATACCGTAACAACAGGAATATTGGTGCATGCCAGCAACCTTTCAAAAGAGAACGACCATAACCATGATGGTTTTCTCGATTCGCCTTTGTCGCGCACATTTGAGCTGGCTAACCGTTGGAAATACAACAATCATAATGGCGCAATGGCGCAGGCTGGTATTACAGTACTTTCTGAAGATCGTCTGGGCGGGCAGGTTGGTGCCGACCGGGATATGACGCCATCTGTTGACAAGCCTTATGGCGTGAACATTAAGAACAATCGATTTGATGCCTTTTTTAAATCCGGAATAGTTTCAAAAGATACGCACTCGGCACTGGCAATTCTAAGCAATTTTGCTTTGCACGAAACCGAATCGTATTACGGATTAACAACATACAATGCCAACGAAACAAGGTTTTATGGAAATTTGGTTTACACCCGCGATTTGGATAAAAATGCATTTCATGTATTAAACAGCGGTGTAAGTTTTATTTACGATGATTTTAGCGAAAAATTGTATAACCGGCAAATTGAGCGCACAGAAAAGGTTCCGGGTCTGTTTACCGAATACACATTTAAACCCAACAAGAATCTTACTTTAATGGCAGGTATCAGGGCCGACTGGCATAACATATTTGGAAGCTTTGTTACACCGCGCATGCATTTTCGTTATCGATTTGCTGAGCATTTTACCATTCGTACCAGCGCCGGAAAAGGTTACCGTACGGCCAATGTACTTTCCGAAAACATTTACATGCTGGCTAATTCGCGCCCCATTACCTGGACTGCCGATGCCATGCAGGAAGAAGCCTGGAATTACGGTTTTGCATTTATTCAAAACTATAAGCTTCTTGGACGTGACCTGAGTATAAATGCAGAATTCTTTCGGACTGATTTTCAGAGCAAGTTGGTACTCGATCGCGAATCGTCATCTGAATACATTCTATTACTGCCATCAACGGAAAAAGCCTACGCCAATAGCCTGCAGTTAGATGTAAGATGGCAACCCATTGAGCGGCTCGATTTGTTACTTGCCTACCGGGTAAACGAAATAAAAGAAACCATAGGCGGCCAATTAAAAAAGGCCCCCTTAAGCAGCGACTACAAAGGTTTGATTAATCTGAATTACACCACAAACTTAAAGAAATGGATGTTTGATTATACCATTCAGTTTAACGGTGGCGGGCGAATTCCTTATGTACACGAAGAGTGGATGAACAGGGTTGATATGGCAACTAATTATGCCGAATTTTCGCCTTATACCATTATGAACGCACAGGTAACCAAGTATTTTAGGTATTGGAATATCTACCTGGGAGTTGAGAACCTGACTGATTTTACGCAAGACAATCCGATAAATGGTGCTGACGATCCGTATGGTTCTGAATTTAGTGCTACCAATATTTGGGGCCCTACCATGGGACGAAAAATTTACCTTGGATTACGTTTTAAGTTAAATTATGAGTAA
- a CDS encoding MFS transporter: MKLKQKYNKFPFDTQKVPFFYGWVILVVATIGILVSAPGQTMGVSTFTDYLLENIGISRDQLSTAYMFGTIASSLVLTYAGKLYDKYGARWVGMATALVLAMVLVLMSQSDRIIKLLTAPNSSAYAGVAIAVLIIFFFMLRFSGQGVLTMVSRNMLMKWFIARRGLVNGISSVFVSLGFATAPLTFDMLIQETSWRQAWLLMATFIGLFFTAFVFLFFRDNPEDINMVADGEKHANKEHNVIIKPFKQFSLNEARSNITFWLFAISLSIYSLYVTGFTFHLVSLFTEAGISREKALAVFIPVSLISVSFALVGGWISDRIKLQYLLWLMLFAELIALFSLAKISSDIFYYTFIIGNGIVSGIFNVLMAVTWPRFYGREHLGQITGFVMALIVFGSALGPILFSLSFSQFGTYSLGIYVLVGILLLITALAFKAHNPQDKFGE; the protein is encoded by the coding sequence ATGAAACTCAAACAGAAATACAATAAATTCCCTTTTGATACTCAAAAAGTTCCGTTTTTTTATGGCTGGGTAATTTTAGTTGTTGCTACCATTGGCATTTTAGTAAGTGCTCCGGGGCAAACCATGGGGGTTTCAACATTTACCGATTATTTGTTGGAAAACATTGGTATCAGCCGCGACCAGCTTAGCACGGCTTACATGTTTGGAACCATTGCCAGCTCGCTGGTTCTTACCTACGCCGGAAAATTATACGATAAATACGGTGCACGATGGGTGGGCATGGCCACTGCTCTTGTATTGGCAATGGTATTGGTTCTGATGAGCCAGTCAGACCGAATTATAAAATTACTTACAGCTCCTAATTCGAGTGCTTATGCCGGTGTGGCTATTGCTGTTTTAATTATTTTCTTTTTTATGCTTCGTTTTTCGGGGCAGGGCGTGTTAACCATGGTTTCGCGCAATATGCTAATGAAATGGTTTATTGCCCGCAGGGGTCTGGTAAACGGCATTTCATCGGTATTTGTATCGCTGGGCTTTGCCACTGCACCGCTCACTTTCGACATGCTGATTCAAGAAACCTCGTGGCGCCAGGCCTGGTTGCTTATGGCAACATTCATCGGCCTGTTTTTTACTGCATTTGTTTTTCTGTTTTTTCGCGATAATCCGGAAGATATTAATATGGTTGCCGATGGAGAAAAGCATGCCAATAAAGAGCACAATGTAATTATAAAACCATTTAAACAGTTTTCATTAAATGAAGCCCGCAGCAATATAACCTTTTGGTTGTTTGCTATTTCGCTTTCAATATATTCGCTTTATGTAACTGGCTTTACATTTCATTTGGTATCGCTGTTTACCGAGGCCGGAATTAGCCGCGAGAAGGCATTGGCTGTTTTTATTCCGGTTTCCCTTATTTCGGTATCTTTTGCATTGGTGGGCGGTTGGATAAGCGACCGTATAAAACTACAATACCTGCTTTGGCTGATGTTATTCGCCGAACTTATAGCTCTGTTTTCATTGGCTAAAATTAGCAGCGATATTTTCTACTATACTTTTATTATTGGAAACGGAATTGTAAGTGGTATTTTTAATGTACTTATGGCTGTTACCTGGCCCCGCTTTTATGGTCGCGAACATTTAGGACAAATAACCGGTTTTGTAATGGCGCTTATTGTATTTGGTAGTGCATTGGGACCCATTTTGTTTAGTTTATCGTTTTCGCAGTTCGGAACATACAGCCTTGGTATTTATGTACTCGTGGGGATACTGTTACTTATTACAGCACTGGCATTTAAGGCACATAACCCGCAGGATAAATTTGGGGAATAA
- a CDS encoding heavy-metal-associated domain-containing protein, translated as MKKLILLIVIALFSGLNASETLAQKKGNSIVCFKSDMDCLQCEKTVAEYLKFEKGVKDLKVDHASNTILVEYREGKNTDEKLAAAIKKKGYKAEKITIKQYDELIEHIHEHGHEHNHEVHRERK; from the coding sequence ATGAAAAAACTTATTTTACTAATAGTTATTGCTTTGTTTTCCGGACTTAATGCCTCGGAAACACTGGCACAGAAGAAAGGAAACAGCATTGTTTGTTTTAAAAGTGATATGGATTGTTTGCAGTGCGAAAAAACAGTTGCCGAATACCTGAAATTTGAAAAAGGGGTGAAAGACCTGAAAGTTGACCACGCTTCAAACACCATTTTAGTGGAATACAGAGAAGGTAAAAACACCGATGAAAAACTGGCTGCAGCCATAAAGAAAAAAGGCTACAAAGCGGAAAAAATTACAATTAAACAATACGATGAACTTATAGAACATATACACGAGCATGGCCATGAACACAATCATGAAGTGCACCGGGAAAGAAAATAA
- a CDS encoding radical SAM protein yields MKTYYNWLNSLVNNNKSAYKEWTNLSWLNSYTAQEAQEKKMALLNRTENILFKNTKPFHKQISDGCKLCGLGLWSCLFITGKCNANCFYCPAPQEEDHLPTTQNLKFTSAAEYAEYLNYFQFKGVSFSGGEPLLQFERTYEYLKQVRKKCKPETYIWMYTNGILAETQKFRKLAAAGINEVRFDIGATAFRLDKIAAAKGIIPVISIEIPAVPEELERLKKLLPEMVKAGVSNLNLHQLRLTPHNVKHLSKRNYTLIHAEQPVVLESELAALELIAYAHEHSIDIGINYCSFHFKNRFQKAGFRKQLASALTAEGDVVTPNGYIRRINNLNIKYETIRIFNDKPNAFDTTMLQLKYKSYYYTRQTVLNTEVLHEEMKLAVNQLIKTEPENVPDDPLLFSIWQQEYIEEGLREY; encoded by the coding sequence ATGAAAACCTATTACAACTGGCTAAATTCGCTGGTTAACAACAATAAGTCTGCCTATAAGGAGTGGACAAACTTAAGCTGGTTAAACTCTTACACTGCTCAGGAAGCACAAGAGAAAAAGATGGCCCTGCTTAACAGAACTGAAAATATTTTATTTAAAAATACCAAACCCTTCCACAAACAAATATCTGATGGCTGTAAGCTCTGTGGGCTCGGCTTGTGGAGCTGTTTGTTTATAACCGGAAAATGCAATGCAAATTGTTTTTATTGCCCGGCACCACAAGAAGAAGACCATTTGCCAACCACCCAAAATCTGAAATTTACAAGTGCTGCCGAATACGCTGAATACCTTAATTATTTTCAGTTTAAAGGCGTAAGTTTTAGTGGCGGTGAACCGCTTCTGCAATTCGAACGCACCTATGAATATTTAAAACAAGTTCGCAAAAAATGTAAACCGGAAACCTATATTTGGATGTACACCAACGGCATTTTGGCCGAAACACAAAAATTCAGGAAACTGGCAGCTGCAGGAATAAATGAGGTGCGTTTTGATATTGGAGCTACAGCATTCAGACTGGATAAAATTGCAGCAGCAAAAGGAATTATACCTGTAATTAGTATTGAGATTCCGGCCGTACCGGAAGAATTGGAACGATTAAAGAAACTTTTGCCCGAAATGGTAAAAGCAGGTGTGTCAAACCTCAACCTTCACCAATTACGACTTACGCCTCACAACGTAAAACACTTATCGAAACGTAATTATACTTTAATTCATGCAGAACAGCCTGTAGTACTGGAATCAGAACTGGCAGCTTTGGAATTGATTGCCTATGCACATGAACACTCCATTGATATCGGTATTAATTACTGCTCATTTCATTTTAAAAACAGATTTCAAAAAGCAGGATTTAGGAAACAGCTTGCATCGGCTTTGACCGCCGAAGGCGATGTTGTAACCCCGAACGGCTATATTCGACGAATAAACAACTTAAACATAAAATATGAGACTATTCGCATTTTTAACGATAAGCCTAATGCCTTTGACACTACGATGTTACAGCTAAAATATAAATCCTATTACTACACTCGACAAACTGTTCTGAACACTGAAGTACTTCATGAAGAAATGAAACTTGCCGTTAATCAATTAATTAAGACTGAGCCGGAAAATGTTCCCGACGACCCCTTACTTTTTAGCATTTGGCAACAGGAGTATATTGAAGAGGGACTAAGAGAGTACTAA